A window of Babesia microti strain RI chromosome III, complete genome contains these coding sequences:
- a CDS encoding hypothetical protein (overlaps_old_locusTagID:BBM_III02550): MSCNRQVRICKCQEDNVANWLEVELPKKVKVNIQTCPNCLENSYDCMECLETESNSVFETVPQHRSNTIIVRNRQTAPRVIMQPPQTVIVRNEARPPLVIHQQPPNVIVRNDPPQPVYVQQPPPNVLVKETKQKFACTKHNNCNYYQKGR, from the coding sequence ATGTCTTGCAACAGGCAGGTTAGGATTTGCAAATGTCAAGAAGACAATGTGGCAAACTGGTTGGAAGTAGAACTGCCAAAAAAGGTAAAGGTAAACATACAAACTTGCCCCAATTGTTTAGAGAATAGTTATGATTGCATGGAATGTTTGGAAACGGAAAGCAATTCAGTGTTTGAAACAGTGCCACAGCATAGATCAAACACAATCATCGTTAGAAACAGGCAAACTGCACCGAGGGTAATAATGCAACCCCCGCAAACTGTGATAGTTCGTAATGAGGCTAGACCCCCTTTGGTAATCCACCAACAACCGCCGAATGTAATAGTTAGGAATGATCCACCACAGCCAGTGTATGTACAACAACCACCTCCAAATGTACTAGTAAAGGAGAcaaaacaaaaatttgcctGTACAAAACACAATAATTGCAATTACTACCAGAAGGGTAGGTAA
- a CDS encoding Importin subunit alpha-7 (overlaps_old_locusTagID:BBM_III02540), with protein MRNGTIKNLKPNSDQLVPNVVHFSQIDIIDKLSSDLAATCKLHAKITLFEALQCNRDEIIIRAVRQLHKVANHFIKEGKLPESPDGYDSTIKLPSSPDQLDQVMDPSFLDENVLSLFVEEPNCVSNFSLEVLKLLLSISAHSAESYLLNYQPTEQSMMTFTSNFYHMSARKFCSEKLIKHLSKVLFTINDENNPIWIVSISILKNFATFASPLTFPEILISIIGHKISSETMQLCYILVTASLSPNEHLFNRDSTYLSWISFVINFCKLVLNTLKKPKSLVMACDVLMVICEKTYGIELVLDACILNKIIQLAKANNEVSFTALSVIAKMAFTANTDQIVDLSQHGVPDALMEIISNPKTNDDARARACNALGNLGCETQEHVERLINLDAFPILIATFQNNCDYNTKIEAAYAVCACASRGSQDQVGYIISSTIDAMGLYVEMLNLLVYCDASHPGTVKLCKTVLCALENIFSKGIKVCKKYGLCENPYVTLFKQAQGIPSLLRIETFPDYSIAVKSRKLVERYL; from the coding sequence ATGCGTAATGGAAcgattaaaaatttgaaaccaAACTCGGATCAATTGGTGCCTAATGTTGTACACTTCTCACAAATAGACATAATTGACAAGCTATCCAGTGATCTCGCTGCAACTTGTAAATTACATGCCAAAATCACTTTGTTTGAAGCTCTGCAATGTAACAgagatgaaattataattcGCGCGGTGAGGCAGTTACACAAAGTAGCAAATCATTTCATTAAAGAAGGTAAATTGCCTGAATCCCCTGATGGTTACGATTcaacaataaaattgccatCATCGCCAGATCAATTGGATCAGGTGATGGACCCTTCGTTTTTAGATGAAAATGTGCTATCCCTCTTTGTCGAAGAGCCCAACTGCGTGTCCAATTTTTCTCTTGAAGTGCTCAAATTGCTACTGTCAATCTCAGCCCATTCTGCTGAAAGTTATCTACTCAATTATCAACCGACGGAACAATCAATGATGACTTTTACtagtaatttttatcatatgAGTGCTAGGAAGTTTTGCAGCGAAAAACTAATTAAACACTTATCTAAGGTACTCTTCACTATAAATGATGAGAATAATCCCATTTGGATAGTTTCAATATCAATTcttaaaaattttgcaacTTTTGCCTCACCCCTAACTTTTCCTGAGATTTTGATTTCAATTATCGGTCATAAAATATCGTCAGAGACAATGCAGTTGTGCTACATTCTTGTTACTGCATCGTTGTCACCCAATgaacatttatttaaccGCGACTCTACCTATTTAAGTTGGATTTCATTCGTTATAAATTTCTGCAAATTAGTACTAAATACACTTAAAAAACCAAAGTCACTAGTTATGGCATGTGATGTACTGATGGTGATATGCGAGAAGACTTATGGTATAGAACTAGTTCTGGATGCGTGCATCCTGAACAAAATCATACAATTGGCAAAGGCCAATAATGAGGTATCTTTTACCGCCCTTTCAGTGATAGCAAAAATGGCTTTCACTGCTAACACCGATCAGATTGTGGACCTGTCTCAACACGGAGTTCCAGACGCGCTAATGGAGATCATATCAAACCCCAAGACTAATGACGATGCCAGGGCTCGAGCCTGCAATGCCCTTGGTAATTTGGGCTGTGAAACCCAGGAACATGTAGAAAGGTTGATCAACTTGGATGCTTTTCCAATCCTCATTGCCACATTCCAAAATAATTGCGACTACAATACGAAGATTGAGGCGGCGTATGCAGTATGTGCCTGTGCTTCACGCGGAAGTCAAGATCAGGTTggatatattatatcatctaCCATCGATGCTATGGGGTTATATGTCGAAATGCTTAACTTGTTGGTCTATTGCGACGCTTCTCATCCGGGAACAGTTAAGTTATGTAAAACAGTACTATGTGCTCTCGAGAACATATTTTCCAAGGGTATTAAAGTCTGTAAAAAGTACGGATTGTGTGAAAACCCTTATGTCACTCTGTTTAAGCAAGCTCAAGGGATCCCTAGTTTATTAAGGATCGAAACCTTCCCAGACTACAGCATTGCTGTTAAATCTAGGAAATTAGTTGAAAGGTACCTGTGA
- a CDS encoding conserved Plasmodium protein, unknown function (overlaps_old_locusTagID:BBM_III02555) — protein sequence MNNIRNLFQKFNMISSGVKPRADELLKLMSNVSITMDDMKLISELNAKLKYPDVNREIARFTGKRAMIMNISTLTSIISSLSRANYFDKGFYQKISEIYAYRIHESNTIDATTICHAYSLLPPPPFDMLFKITGDLLLKNDMINQLSARNSAHLLNSFSRANVQHMQLFTQILKHIQNLPLGNLEAHHSTLVLNALAKFLIFDRSAIDNLLEHMKFSIQNLKPENIANAIHALAKLNHTTPLITDLSFKVLSMLPEVGVRELSNCLWGLSKLKVLNADYFLKCFVYIEMKVNETVSDGKSVAQIMESLRRMDRDSLTRDTIDKVITTIIAPLIDKIDKLSVPVITQISWCLVDLGYVNHEFVRKSFQEFRCIKIDTTGTEWAYVKLLARTITERYPETKFVRLE from the exons atgaataatattaggaatttgtttcaaaaattcaatatgATTTCCAGTGGAGTTAAACCCAGAGCTGATGAATTACTCAAGTTGATGTCAAACGTCAGTATCACAATGGATGAcatgaaattaatatctGAACTCAATGCTAAGCTCAAATATCCAGATGTTAACCGGGAAATTGCTAGATTTACCGGGAAAAGAGCCATGATTATGAACATATCAACACTAACTAGCATCATTAGTT CATTATCAAGGgctaattattttgataaagGTTTTTACCAGAAAATATCGGAAATTTATGCATACAGAATTCATGAATCCAATACAATAGATGCTACCACGATTTGTCATGCCTATTCACTCCTCCCCCCCCCTCCGTTTGACATGTTATTTAAGATAACTGGCGATTTGCtgttaaaaaatgatatgATTAATCAACTATCTGCTAGAAATTCTGCCCACTTATTAAATTCCTTTTCCAGAGCCAATGTGCAACATATGCAACtttttacacaaattttgaaacacatacaaaatttacctTTAGGAAACTTGGAAGCGCATCATTCGACGCTTGTGCTGAATGCTCtggcaaaatttttaatttttgacaGGAGTGCCATAGATAATCTGTTGGAACACATGAAATTTAGCATCCAAAATCTAAAACCGGAGAATATCGCAAATGCAATACACGCACTGGCCAAACTAAACCATACAACCCCATTAATTACTG ATTTATCTTTTAAAGTGTTATCCATGTTACCAGAAGTCGGTGTTCGTGAATTAA GTAACTGCCTATGGGGTTTATCAAAACTTAAAGTGTTGAATGCCGATTACTTTTTAAAGTGctttgtatatattgaaatgaAAGTGAATGAAACAGTTTCTGATGGCAAGTCTGTAGCTCAAATAATGGAGTCATTGCGTAGAATGGACAGGGATTCACTCACTCGAG ATACGATTGACAAAGTAATTACAACAATAATCGCACCATTGATTGATAAGATAGATAAATTGAGTGTGCCAGTTATTACTCAAATTTCATG GTGTCTTGTTGATTTGGGCTATGTAAACCATGAATTTGTTAGGAAGTCATTTCAAGAATTTAGGTGTATTAAGATAGATACAACTGGAACTGAATGGGCCTACGTAAAGTTGCTTGCCAG GACTATTACTGAAAGGTATCCTGAGACTAAATTTGTGAGATTAGAATag
- a CDS encoding Methyltransferase-like protein 13 (overlaps_old_locusTagID:BBM_III02545), with protein sequence MGTMYGSVEYWDERYTISGQSYEWYLSWPEVFTQAKLSLREGSNVLHIGCGTSNLANHLKQSYNLSSLNIDCSNVAITKMNTRNEFLDVKYQKLNVLHMSFDKDFDYIFDKALFDSILCSKDPDVGVNKLLSNVYESLRPGGSYIIVSFGLIGIRMSYLDNLDWKIQHTILTSANDKEANNRYNLYICKKDDKS encoded by the exons ATGGGCACCATGTATGGCAGTGTTGAGTATTGGGATGAACGTTATACTATCAGTGGCCAGTCTTATGAATGGTACCTAAGCTGGCCTGAAGTATTCACCCAAGCTAAACTATCCTTACGTGAGGGATCTAATGTTTTACACATTGGTTGTGGCACTAGCA ACCTTGCAAATCATCTAAAGCAGTCATACAACCTTTCGAGTTTGAATATTGATTGTAGCAACGTAGCTATTACTAAAATGAACACCagaaatgaatttttagATGTCAAATATCAGAA GTTAAATGTTTTACATATGTCATTTGACAAGGATTTTGATTACATTTTTGACAAAGCATTATTTGATAGCATTCTT TGTTCGAAGGATCCGGATGTTGGTGTAAATAAGCTACTTTCTAATGTTTATGAATCGTTAAG ACCAGGGGGATCATATATCATCGTATCATTTGGCCTCATTGGCATACGGATGTCAtatttagacaatttgGATTGGAAAATACAGCACACAATTTTAACCTCTGCCAATGATAAAGAGGCGAATAACCGTTACAATCTGTATATATGCAAAAAGGATGATAAATCGTAG